One genomic window of Actinoplanes lobatus includes the following:
- a CDS encoding alpha-galactosidase, which translates to MTVFHLRAAGVSLVLDTRGTAARILHWGPGLGDHLPAGDAFVPAVPPSSIDVPLRLSLLPSLAEGWTGRPALSAGPLRLIDAHASENTAFVRHSSPDSTQEVSTELEMSAEGVLRLRHRLTNRGDAELTVPGLDMLLPIPDSAAELLDFTGLWSHERQPQRAPLRHGVWSRESRHGRPGHDDAFLMIAGEPGFGFRAGRVWAVHLAWSGDKRIWAERSALGYGVLGAGELLSPGEIRLAPGESYETPWLVAVFSDAGLDGLSDRLHPWIRAHSPARLPRPVVLNTWEAVYFDHDLGVLSDLVDAAALVGVERFVLDDGWFAGRRDDRRALGDWFVDAEVWPDGLHPLIARVEKAGMDFGLWVEPEMISPDSALAAAHPDWILDGGTGPTWRWQRVLDLTKAHDYLLDRLSELLTEYPIAFLKWDHNRDLLTPHSGRQTRALYRLLTSLRARFPHVEIESCASGGARIDLGILELVDRFWTSDTNDPLDRQSIQRWTGVLIPPEYLGGHLGAATAHVTGRTSALGLRLATALFGSAGIEWNLTAANASERERIAAWIAEHKRLRPLLHTGRVVRADSPDPAHLLHGVVAQDRTHAVFALVTLGAPRAALPPPIRLPGLDPDRLYTVRPIGVPPRTLQDAPPPWLAAGSATVTGRFLAEVGLPAPLLTPEQALLIEVSRH; encoded by the coding sequence GTGACCGTGTTCCACCTGCGCGCCGCGGGTGTCAGCCTCGTGCTCGACACCCGCGGCACCGCCGCGCGCATCCTCCACTGGGGTCCCGGCCTGGGCGACCACCTCCCCGCCGGGGACGCCTTCGTGCCCGCGGTGCCACCGAGTTCGATCGACGTACCCCTGCGTCTTTCTCTCCTGCCCTCCCTCGCAGAGGGATGGACCGGCCGGCCCGCGCTCTCCGCGGGTCCGCTGCGGCTCATCGATGCGCACGCTTCCGAAAACACCGCTTTTGTACGGCACTCGAGCCCCGATTCCACGCAAGAGGTATCCACGGAGCTGGAGATGTCCGCGGAGGGCGTCCTGCGACTGCGGCACCGGCTGACCAACCGTGGCGACGCCGAGCTGACGGTCCCCGGCCTCGACATGCTGCTCCCGATCCCGGACAGCGCCGCCGAGCTCCTCGACTTCACCGGCCTCTGGTCGCACGAGCGGCAGCCGCAGCGTGCCCCGCTGCGGCACGGCGTGTGGAGCCGGGAGAGCCGGCACGGCCGCCCCGGCCACGACGACGCGTTCCTGATGATCGCCGGGGAGCCCGGCTTCGGCTTCCGGGCCGGCCGGGTGTGGGCCGTCCACCTCGCCTGGAGCGGCGACAAGCGGATCTGGGCCGAGCGGAGTGCCCTCGGCTACGGCGTCCTGGGCGCCGGCGAGCTGCTCAGCCCGGGGGAGATCCGGCTGGCCCCCGGCGAGTCCTATGAGACGCCCTGGCTCGTCGCGGTCTTCTCCGACGCGGGACTCGACGGCCTCTCCGATCGCCTGCACCCGTGGATCCGCGCCCACTCCCCGGCGCGGCTGCCCCGCCCGGTCGTGCTCAACACCTGGGAGGCGGTCTACTTCGACCACGACCTCGGTGTGCTGAGCGACCTCGTCGACGCCGCCGCACTCGTCGGTGTCGAACGGTTCGTGCTGGACGACGGCTGGTTCGCCGGCCGCCGCGACGACCGGCGCGCCCTCGGCGACTGGTTCGTCGACGCGGAGGTCTGGCCCGACGGCCTGCACCCGCTGATCGCCCGGGTGGAGAAGGCCGGCATGGACTTCGGCCTCTGGGTCGAACCGGAGATGATCAGCCCCGACTCCGCCCTGGCCGCCGCCCACCCCGACTGGATCCTGGACGGCGGCACCGGCCCCACCTGGCGATGGCAGCGTGTCCTCGACCTCACCAAGGCCCACGACTACCTGCTGGACCGGCTGTCCGAGCTGCTCACCGAGTACCCGATCGCGTTCCTCAAGTGGGACCACAACCGGGACCTGCTCACCCCGCACTCCGGTCGGCAGACCCGCGCCCTCTACCGCCTGCTCACTTCGCTGCGCGCCCGGTTCCCGCACGTGGAGATCGAGAGCTGCGCCTCCGGCGGGGCCCGCATCGACCTCGGCATCCTCGAACTCGTCGACCGGTTCTGGACATCCGACACGAACGACCCGCTGGACCGGCAGTCGATCCAGCGCTGGACCGGCGTGCTGATCCCGCCGGAATACCTGGGCGGGCACCTGGGTGCGGCCACCGCACACGTCACCGGGCGCACCTCGGCCCTCGGGCTGCGCCTGGCCACCGCCCTGTTCGGCAGCGCCGGCATCGAATGGAACCTGACCGCCGCCAACGCCTCCGAGCGGGAGCGGATCGCCGCCTGGATCGCCGAGCACAAGCGTCTGCGCCCCCTGCTGCACACCGGCCGGGTGGTCCGCGCCGACTCGCCCGACCCGGCGCACCTGCTGCACGGGGTCGTCGCCCAGGACCGCACACACGCCGTCTTCGCCCTGGTCACGCTGGGCGCGCCGCGGGCCGCCCTGCCGCCGCCGATCCGGCTGCCCGGCCTCGACCCGGACCGCCTCTACACGGTCCGCCCGATCGGTGTCCCACCCCGGACCCTCCAGGACGCCCCACCACCGTGGCTGGCCGCCGGCTCAGCCACGGTTACCGGCCGCTTCCTGGCCGAGGTGGGTCTCCCCGCCCCGCTGCTCACCCCGGAGCAGGCCCTGCTCATCGAGGTCTCCCGCCACTGA
- a CDS encoding nitroreductase family deazaflavin-dependent oxidoreductase encodes MPLTGEYAPSTSDWARNQAEKYEATGGAEANDILGKPIIVLTSVGAKSGLLRKTALMRVEHEGEYVVVGSLGGAPKHPVWVYNIRKNPLVELQDGPLKQDYTVRELSGGERETWWERSVKAFPNYAEYQTKTDRQIPVFLLTPA; translated from the coding sequence ATGCCGTTGACGGGTGAGTACGCCCCCAGCACATCTGACTGGGCGCGCAATCAGGCAGAGAAGTACGAGGCCACCGGCGGTGCCGAGGCCAACGACATCCTGGGCAAGCCGATCATCGTATTGACCAGCGTCGGTGCGAAGAGCGGGTTGCTGCGCAAGACCGCGTTGATGCGGGTCGAACACGAGGGGGAGTACGTGGTCGTCGGCTCGCTCGGCGGCGCCCCCAAGCACCCGGTGTGGGTCTACAACATCCGGAAGAACCCGCTCGTCGAGCTCCAGGACGGGCCGCTCAAGCAGGACTACACGGTCCGTGAGCTGTCCGGCGGGGAGCGCGAGACCTGGTGGGAGCGCTCGGTGAAGGCCTTCCCGAACTACGCCGAGTACCAGACGAAGACCGACCGCCAGATCCCGGTCTTCCTCCTGACCCCGGCCTAG
- a CDS encoding PIN domain-containing protein has protein sequence MIRYLIDSSAVWRILRDDALREAWAGVISDYAIGSCRPQRTEFRRSARGRDEYEEMTSMFADLYPDVTVPKSAWQWVDSAQYRLMRAGAHRALSCVDLLICACAAVGGLTVLHDDNDFVTAARHLPDLSERRVLDLP, from the coding sequence GTGATCAGATATCTGATCGATTCATCAGCGGTCTGGCGCATCCTGCGGGACGATGCGCTGCGAGAGGCCTGGGCCGGCGTCATCTCGGACTACGCCATCGGATCGTGCCGCCCGCAACGCACCGAGTTTCGTCGCTCGGCTCGCGGGCGGGACGAGTACGAGGAGATGACCTCGATGTTCGCCGATCTGTATCCGGACGTCACGGTGCCCAAGAGCGCATGGCAGTGGGTGGACTCAGCGCAGTACCGCCTGATGCGAGCCGGTGCGCATCGGGCGTTGTCCTGCGTGGATCTCCTGATCTGCGCCTGCGCCGCCGTCGGCGGGCTGACCGTCCTGCACGACGACAACGACTTCGTCACCGCCGCCCGGCACCTTCCCGACCTGTCCGAGCGCCGGGTCCTCGACCTCCCTTGA
- a CDS encoding type II toxin-antitoxin system VapB family antitoxin yields the protein MAITQIDLDDDALAEAMRLSGAKSKKETVNLALREYAARHRRIAALDHHATAARGWDYEGWKDLHRAGKAPTE from the coding sequence ATGGCCATCACTCAAATCGATCTGGACGATGACGCGCTCGCCGAGGCGATGAGGCTGTCCGGAGCCAAGAGCAAGAAGGAAACGGTCAACCTGGCACTGCGTGAGTATGCGGCCCGCCATCGACGGATCGCGGCGCTCGATCACCACGCGACAGCAGCCCGGGGATGGGACTACGAAGGCTGGAAGGACCTGCATCGCGCGGGCAAGGCACCGACCGAGTGA
- a CDS encoding molecular chaperone DnaJ: MSGFRGTGVTDHPRTASAATGWPSTVKTREPEIGFDEAVARIMTAASFGDLLNGAGDSGTGRNRAGYAYKKWAKLVHPDAVSAGRRATATDAFARLSALYKQKSEAPVLHGRRRAYRMGEVFAHGDLAELYADGQAVIKIPRHPGDSDLMEVEAATLQRLWRDGDPRFRPYAARLVESFVYEDERRCRRRVNVLERQDGMVSLAHVKEATPQEVLWIWRRLLTGLGWAHRAGVTHGALLEEHVLIHREMRGLVIIDWCYAGHRPRAIVKARQSAYPPEVLNDRLAGPATDIYMATGLITRLMGSRMPEPLRRFAAGCTYDAPRMRPQDAWALLGELDDIIPQRYRN; the protein is encoded by the coding sequence ATGAGCGGATTCCGGGGCACGGGCGTCACCGATCACCCCAGGACGGCGAGCGCGGCCACCGGATGGCCGTCCACTGTGAAGACCCGCGAGCCGGAGATCGGGTTCGACGAGGCGGTCGCGCGGATCATGACGGCGGCCAGCTTCGGGGATCTGCTCAACGGCGCCGGCGACAGCGGAACCGGTAGGAATCGCGCGGGGTACGCGTACAAGAAATGGGCGAAGCTGGTCCACCCGGACGCGGTGAGCGCGGGCCGGAGGGCGACCGCGACGGACGCCTTCGCCAGGCTCTCCGCTCTCTACAAGCAGAAATCAGAGGCGCCGGTGCTGCACGGGCGGCGCCGCGCCTACCGGATGGGCGAGGTGTTCGCCCACGGTGACCTCGCGGAGCTGTACGCCGACGGCCAGGCCGTCATCAAGATCCCCCGGCATCCGGGTGACAGCGACCTGATGGAGGTCGAGGCCGCCACGCTCCAGAGACTGTGGAGGGACGGCGATCCGCGGTTCCGGCCCTACGCGGCCCGGCTGGTCGAGAGCTTCGTCTACGAGGACGAGCGGCGCTGCCGGCGCCGGGTGAACGTGCTGGAGCGGCAGGACGGCATGGTCAGCCTGGCTCACGTGAAGGAAGCGACGCCGCAGGAGGTGCTCTGGATCTGGCGTCGGCTGCTGACCGGTTTGGGCTGGGCGCACCGGGCCGGGGTCACGCACGGGGCACTCCTGGAGGAGCACGTGCTGATCCATCGGGAGATGCGCGGCCTCGTGATCATCGACTGGTGCTATGCGGGACATCGACCTAGGGCGATAGTGAAAGCACGGCAGTCGGCCTACCCGCCGGAGGTGCTGAACGACAGGCTCGCTGGTCCCGCCACCGACATCTACATGGCGACCGGGCTGATCACGCGGCTGATGGGGTCGCGGATGCCCGAGCCGCTGCGGCGGTTCGCCGCCGGATGCACCTATGACGCGCCGCGGATGCGGCCGCAGGACGCCTGGGCGCTGCTGGGCGAACTCGACGACATCATCCCCCAGCGGTACCGGAACTGA
- a CDS encoding DUF1540 domain-containing protein: MTQMMNMPRVQTCTVTDCGYNHDGCTAFAITISESNSACDTFAGSGLSGGMGIATAQVGACKRADCKYNKDLECQAPAITVGASADKADCLTYEHS; this comes from the coding sequence ATGACTCAGATGATGAACATGCCCCGCGTGCAGACCTGCACCGTGACCGACTGCGGCTACAACCACGACGGCTGCACGGCGTTCGCCATCACCATCAGTGAGAGCAACTCGGCCTGTGACACGTTCGCGGGCTCAGGGCTCTCCGGCGGCATGGGCATCGCGACCGCCCAGGTGGGCGCCTGTAAGCGCGCCGACTGCAAATACAACAAGGACCTCGAGTGTCAGGCTCCGGCCATCACCGTGGGAGCCTCCGCGGACAAGGCGGACTGCCTCACGTACGAGCACTCCTGA
- a CDS encoding adenylosuccinate synthetase, which produces MSRHVAVVDLGYGDAGKGTVVDFLCATEEKRAVLRFNGGAQAAHNVITEDGRHHTFSQFGSGTLRGVPTHLTRFMVVDPLSLAGEAAALGNPFHLLTVDGEALLATPWHRAANQRRERAVRHGSCGMGVGETMAYASEHPDAPKVADVLSPARLRRRLAAVREALDVPGPPLDDVMEAFVAFGEAVRIVGPSWTSRLLAEGPCVFEGAQGVLLDEWRGWHPHTTWSTTTFDNALSLCPDLLRLGVTRTYTTRHGAGPFVTEAPLDLPEAHNGRDPWQGDFRVGHFDAVAHRYAVEVAGGVDALAITHLDVPDRSLSLRICTAYEVDGESWDRIEPGPPRDLGHQERLGERLRRARPAGMYRPGDWCEAIATHLGAPVLVESHGPGAADKKSR; this is translated from the coding sequence GTGAGCCGGCACGTCGCGGTCGTCGACCTCGGGTACGGCGACGCCGGCAAGGGCACGGTCGTCGACTTCCTCTGCGCGACCGAGGAGAAACGGGCCGTCCTGCGCTTCAACGGGGGAGCGCAGGCCGCGCACAACGTGATCACCGAGGACGGGCGGCATCACACGTTCAGCCAGTTCGGGTCGGGCACGCTGCGCGGCGTGCCCACCCACCTGACCCGGTTCATGGTGGTGGACCCGCTCTCGCTGGCCGGCGAGGCGGCCGCGCTCGGCAACCCGTTCCACCTGCTCACCGTGGACGGGGAGGCACTGCTCGCCACTCCGTGGCATCGCGCCGCGAACCAGCGGCGGGAGCGTGCGGTTCGGCACGGTTCGTGCGGCATGGGCGTCGGAGAGACGATGGCGTACGCGTCTGAGCACCCCGATGCGCCGAAAGTCGCCGACGTGCTGTCCCCCGCGAGACTCCGGCGCCGCCTGGCGGCCGTCCGGGAGGCGCTCGACGTGCCCGGGCCACCGCTGGACGACGTGATGGAGGCGTTCGTCGCGTTCGGCGAGGCGGTCCGGATCGTCGGCCCGTCCTGGACGTCCCGCCTGCTCGCTGAGGGGCCGTGTGTGTTCGAGGGCGCCCAGGGGGTGCTGCTCGACGAATGGCGGGGCTGGCATCCGCACACGACGTGGTCGACGACGACGTTCGACAACGCCCTGTCACTCTGCCCGGATCTGTTGCGACTCGGTGTGACCAGGACATACACCACCCGGCACGGCGCCGGCCCGTTCGTGACCGAGGCACCGCTGGATCTGCCGGAGGCGCACAACGGCCGCGACCCGTGGCAGGGCGACTTCCGGGTCGGCCACTTCGACGCGGTGGCCCACCGGTACGCGGTCGAGGTGGCCGGCGGCGTCGACGCCCTGGCGATCACCCACCTGGACGTCCCGGACCGCTCCCTGAGTCTGCGGATCTGCACCGCCTACGAGGTGGACGGCGAGTCCTGGGACCGGATCGAGCCGGGCCCACCCCGCGACCTGGGCCACCAGGAGCGCCTCGGCGAGCGGCTGCGGCGCGCCCGCCCGGCCGGCATGTACCGGCCGGGCGACTGGTGCGAGGCGATCGCCACACACCTGGGCGCGCCGGTCCTCGTGGAGTCGCACGGCCCCGGGGCCGCGGACAAGAAGTCGCGCTAG
- a CDS encoding energy-coupling factor ABC transporter permease, translating into MEATAMHVAGGTVGTPVTIAFSVAAVAALGFCAARARTHLDRPSALTAGLLVVLLLAAQLINHLLPGVHGHLIGGALAAMLVGPWIGALTVTTVLILDGLLFGDDLSTLGLNVLNLAILGTAFAYLLVAALLRGLPRNPDGLATIALTTAMVSAGAAAAGAGLQYALGGDPPLTGLTGQMVGTQVLIGIGEGLITAAAVVAVARFRPALVHAVTGPRVKRTPPPALAAVADEPESLYRVVRRRGHTAY; encoded by the coding sequence ATGGAAGCGACAGCGATGCACGTGGCCGGTGGGACCGTCGGCACACCGGTCACGATCGCCTTCTCGGTGGCCGCCGTGGCCGCCCTCGGATTCTGCGCCGCCCGGGCCCGCACCCATCTGGACCGGCCGTCGGCGCTGACGGCCGGCCTGCTGGTGGTGCTCCTGCTGGCCGCGCAACTGATCAACCATCTGCTGCCCGGCGTCCACGGGCACCTGATCGGCGGGGCGCTGGCCGCCATGCTGGTCGGACCGTGGATCGGCGCGCTCACCGTCACCACCGTGCTGATCCTGGACGGCCTGCTGTTCGGTGACGACCTGAGCACCCTCGGCCTGAACGTCCTCAACCTGGCGATCCTCGGCACGGCTTTCGCGTATCTGCTGGTCGCCGCCCTGCTGCGGGGACTGCCGCGGAACCCGGACGGGCTGGCCACCATCGCGCTGACCACCGCCATGGTCAGCGCCGGGGCGGCCGCAGCGGGCGCCGGCCTCCAGTACGCCCTCGGCGGCGACCCGCCGCTGACCGGGCTGACCGGCCAGATGGTCGGCACCCAGGTGCTGATCGGCATCGGCGAGGGGCTGATCACCGCGGCCGCGGTGGTCGCGGTCGCCCGGTTCCGGCCCGCCCTGGTCCACGCCGTGACCGGCCCCCGGGTCAAGCGGACACCGCCCCCGGCCCTGGCCGCCGTCGCCGACGAGCCGGAGAGTCTCTACCGCGTCGTCCGCCGCCGCGGCCACACCGCCTACTGA
- a CDS encoding sulfite oxidase-like oxidoreductase: MSIISRGFGGRRRESPPDLPPGQYLAHDFPVLSAGPTPRIPLDRWHFTIVTETGEKHTWDWKQFTALPAEEITVDIHCVTKWSKLGTTWKGVAIDTLFEEVESAADYVMAHSYGGYTTNVPLEDLLDGKAWIAYEYDGEPLHPEHGGPARLLIPHLYFWKSAKWVDGFRMMHEDEPGFWEDAGYHMYGDPWREQRYHGD; encoded by the coding sequence ATGAGCATCATCTCCCGGGGCTTCGGCGGGCGGCGGCGCGAGTCGCCACCCGATCTGCCGCCCGGTCAGTACCTCGCACACGACTTCCCGGTGCTCTCGGCGGGGCCGACCCCGCGAATCCCGCTGGACCGCTGGCACTTCACGATCGTCACCGAGACCGGCGAGAAGCACACGTGGGACTGGAAACAGTTCACCGCGCTGCCGGCCGAGGAGATCACGGTCGACATCCACTGCGTCACCAAATGGTCGAAGCTCGGCACCACCTGGAAGGGCGTCGCGATCGACACCCTGTTCGAGGAGGTCGAGTCCGCCGCCGACTACGTGATGGCGCACAGCTACGGCGGCTACACCACGAACGTGCCGCTGGAGGACCTGCTCGACGGTAAGGCCTGGATCGCGTACGAGTACGACGGCGAGCCACTGCACCCGGAGCACGGCGGCCCGGCCCGGCTGCTGATCCCGCACCTGTACTTCTGGAAGTCGGCGAAGTGGGTGGACGGCTTCCGGATGATGCACGAGGACGAGCCCGGCTTCTGGGAGGACGCCGGCTACCACATGTACGGAGACCCATGGCGCGAGCAGCGGTATCACGGCGACTGA
- a CDS encoding NUDIX hydrolase, translated as MDEASFLEGYDPSDYPAVAVTVDVVALTIRDGRLSVLLVERGEQPFAGHRALPGGFVREETLGEAALRELAEETGLTPGAGDLERVHLEQLQTYGNPGRDPRMRVVSVAYLAFAPSLPEPTAGSDAARAYWVPVEEAKDLAFDHDEILADGLERARAKLEYTPLATAFTGPEFTIGELRQVYAAVWGEELHAGNFHRKVLSVPGFVESTGETTAKGGERGGPRAKLYRAGDARLLHPALLRPTREDRVR; from the coding sequence ATGGATGAGGCGAGCTTCCTCGAGGGTTACGACCCGAGCGATTACCCCGCGGTCGCGGTGACCGTGGACGTGGTGGCGCTGACCATCCGGGACGGGCGGCTCAGCGTGCTGCTGGTCGAGCGCGGCGAGCAGCCCTTCGCCGGCCACCGGGCCCTGCCGGGCGGGTTCGTCCGCGAGGAGACGCTCGGCGAGGCGGCCCTCCGGGAGCTGGCCGAGGAGACCGGGCTGACGCCCGGTGCCGGCGACCTCGAACGGGTGCATCTGGAGCAGCTTCAGACGTACGGGAATCCGGGCCGTGACCCCCGGATGCGCGTGGTCTCGGTGGCCTACCTGGCGTTCGCGCCGAGCCTGCCCGAGCCGACGGCCGGCAGTGACGCGGCACGCGCCTACTGGGTCCCGGTGGAAGAGGCGAAGGATCTGGCCTTCGACCACGACGAGATCCTCGCCGACGGGCTGGAGCGGGCGCGGGCGAAGCTGGAGTACACGCCGCTCGCCACGGCGTTCACCGGGCCCGAGTTCACGATCGGCGAGCTGCGGCAGGTCTATGCGGCGGTGTGGGGCGAGGAGCTGCACGCCGGCAACTTCCACCGGAAGGTGCTATCGGTTCCGGGCTTCGTGGAGAGCACCGGCGAGACGACGGCGAAGGGCGGGGAGCGGGGCGGGCCGCGGGCGAAGCTGTACCGGGCCGGTGACGCCCGGCTGCTGCACCCGGCGCTGCTCCGGCCGACCAGGGAGGACCGGGTGCGATGA
- a CDS encoding ferredoxin reductase produces MARAAVSRRLTWRVATVVAARWETPSARTLVLDIPEWPGHLAGQHLDIRLTAEDGYQAQRSYSIASAWPGDGPVEISVQRLEDGEVSPYLTDVVEPGDQIEVRGPVGGWFVWRDTATAPVLLLAGGSGVVPLMAMIRARSLAGGRQPFRLIYSVRTPEDALYAEELRRRGREDSGLDVRFVWTRKAPDDWPHPPKRIDVATVNTYGWPPDFQPDCFVCGPTTFVETAADMLVALGHDPKRIRTERFGGA; encoded by the coding sequence ATGGCGCGAGCAGCGGTATCACGGCGACTGACCTGGCGGGTGGCCACCGTCGTGGCGGCCCGCTGGGAGACACCGTCGGCACGCACCCTCGTGCTCGACATCCCCGAGTGGCCCGGGCACCTGGCCGGGCAGCACCTCGACATCCGGCTCACCGCCGAGGACGGCTACCAGGCCCAGCGCAGCTATTCGATCGCCTCGGCGTGGCCCGGTGACGGCCCGGTCGAGATCTCGGTGCAGCGGCTGGAGGACGGCGAGGTGTCGCCGTACCTGACCGATGTGGTCGAGCCGGGCGATCAGATCGAGGTGCGCGGCCCGGTCGGCGGCTGGTTCGTCTGGCGGGACACCGCCACGGCGCCGGTGCTGCTGCTGGCCGGCGGCTCGGGCGTGGTGCCGCTGATGGCGATGATCCGGGCGCGTTCGCTGGCCGGCGGCCGGCAGCCGTTCCGGCTGATCTACTCGGTGCGTACGCCGGAGGACGCGCTCTACGCCGAGGAGCTGCGCCGCCGCGGCCGGGAGGACTCCGGGCTGGACGTGCGGTTCGTCTGGACCCGCAAGGCGCCGGACGACTGGCCGCATCCACCGAAGCGGATCGACGTGGCGACGGTCAACACGTACGGGTGGCCGCCCGACTTCCAGCCGGACTGCTTCGTCTGCGGCCCCACCACGTTCGTGGAGACGGCCGCCGACATGCTGGTCGCTCTCGGACACGACCCGAAACGCATCCGCACCGAACGTTTCGGCGGCGCATAG
- a CDS encoding ATP-binding protein: MSYRRSLARTALFALAYTAAVLLGRQTAIEPGGVGLAWPAAGVSAMWFCAQRRARARWADVVALPVALLATTAVTTTPAPYAALGFGLAGVTEAMVFSRLLSWWGPNLWGAGGAEPLRRPRDLWGFLAAAVGGSLCGAGLGVVNERIFQGSLDWSHFTLYLTRHTASILIVGSAGLFAGSALAVLRDRHGSAGGWWRDHLRTLTGTPPWRSAEYVVIVVGTTCAYMIGFGNTAHLPLAFPLLSWTVLVAIRLSTPFLLLHNMAIAGIAVHYTLAGTGPFARIAGPLTQGIIVQLFLVLVTVVGLALALARDERNVLLAELAAEKAELAREKTELAAQQMLTAAHADLLSAIIDSMADGLAVIEPDGRVSLRNPAFTQLLGGSGHPEPGSRFGLFRLDGTRYGDDDLGSLRALARQDVPERDALIRRPGLPDGRIVRTTATPLLRRDGTRSTVVLLHDVTAERRHRDELTNFAGVVAHDLLNPLASVDGWTTAAADALSDLPAHPSLDQARTDLTRSGRAAARMRGLIDGLLAYATAREAALAPAPVDLAAVVADIAEARTDAAGAVGALEPRFTIGELPPVQVDPVLLRQLLDNLIGNAIKYTAAGNRPALTITAHRDGNMVEIRIADNGIGIPKGQHDAIFGNFHRAHCDGGYHGTGLGLAICKRIVERHHGTITATDNPDGGSCFILSLPAALDTAPPTMLRPRMTLPQ, translated from the coding sequence ATGAGTTACCGGCGCTCTCTTGCGCGAACCGCACTGTTCGCACTCGCCTACACCGCCGCGGTGCTTCTCGGGCGGCAGACCGCGATCGAGCCGGGCGGTGTCGGCCTGGCCTGGCCCGCGGCCGGAGTATCGGCGATGTGGTTCTGCGCCCAGCGCCGCGCCCGCGCACGCTGGGCGGATGTCGTGGCGCTCCCGGTGGCGCTGCTCGCCACGACGGCGGTGACCACGACCCCGGCGCCGTACGCCGCTCTGGGTTTCGGTCTCGCGGGCGTCACCGAGGCGATGGTGTTCAGTCGACTGCTGTCCTGGTGGGGACCGAACCTGTGGGGCGCCGGTGGCGCCGAGCCGTTGCGCCGCCCGCGCGACCTGTGGGGTTTCCTGGCCGCGGCGGTCGGCGGGAGCCTCTGCGGCGCCGGCCTCGGGGTCGTCAACGAGCGCATCTTCCAGGGCAGCCTCGACTGGTCACATTTCACGCTGTACCTGACCCGGCACACGGCCAGCATCCTGATCGTCGGTTCGGCCGGGTTGTTCGCCGGGTCGGCCCTCGCCGTTCTCCGTGACCGTCACGGCTCGGCCGGCGGATGGTGGCGGGACCACCTGCGGACGCTGACCGGGACCCCGCCATGGCGGAGCGCCGAGTACGTGGTGATCGTCGTCGGCACCACCTGTGCCTACATGATCGGTTTCGGTAACACCGCCCACCTGCCGCTGGCGTTTCCGCTGCTGAGCTGGACCGTGCTGGTGGCCATCCGGCTCAGCACCCCGTTCCTGCTTCTGCACAACATGGCCATCGCCGGCATCGCCGTGCACTACACACTCGCCGGGACGGGACCGTTCGCGCGCATCGCCGGCCCGCTGACCCAGGGCATCATCGTCCAGCTCTTCCTCGTCCTGGTCACGGTGGTCGGGCTGGCTCTGGCGCTGGCACGCGACGAGCGAAACGTGCTGCTGGCCGAGCTGGCCGCCGAGAAGGCGGAACTCGCCAGGGAGAAGACCGAGCTGGCCGCGCAACAGATGCTCACCGCCGCGCACGCCGATCTGCTGTCCGCGATCATCGATTCCATGGCCGACGGCCTCGCCGTGATCGAACCCGACGGCCGGGTGTCACTGCGCAACCCCGCCTTCACCCAACTGCTCGGCGGATCCGGCCACCCGGAGCCCGGCTCCCGCTTCGGCCTGTTCCGCCTCGACGGCACCCGGTACGGCGACGACGATCTCGGCAGTCTGCGCGCCCTCGCCAGGCAGGATGTACCGGAACGGGACGCCCTGATCCGCAGACCCGGTCTACCCGACGGCCGCATCGTGCGGACCACCGCCACACCGCTGCTCCGCCGCGACGGCACCCGCAGCACGGTCGTGCTCCTGCACGACGTGACCGCCGAACGACGGCACCGCGACGAACTGACCAACTTCGCCGGCGTTGTCGCTCACGACCTGCTCAACCCCCTGGCCAGCGTCGACGGCTGGACCACCGCCGCGGCCGACGCGCTGTCGGACCTGCCCGCCCATCCCAGCCTGGACCAGGCGCGCACCGACCTGACCCGGTCGGGGCGGGCCGCGGCACGGATGCGGGGACTCATCGACGGCCTGCTCGCGTACGCCACGGCCCGTGAGGCGGCCCTCGCCCCGGCGCCCGTGGACCTGGCCGCGGTCGTCGCCGACATCGCCGAAGCGCGCACGGACGCGGCCGGCGCCGTCGGTGCGCTCGAGCCCCGGTTCACCATCGGCGAGTTGCCACCGGTGCAGGTCGATCCGGTGCTGCTACGTCAGCTGCTGGACAACCTGATCGGAAACGCGATCAAGTACACCGCCGCCGGAAACAGGCCGGCGCTGACCATCACCGCCCACCGCGACGGGAACATGGTCGAGATCCGTATCGCGGACAACGGCATCGGCATCCCGAAGGGGCAGCACGACGCCATCTTCGGCAATTTCCACCGCGCCCACTGCGACGGCGGGTACCACGGCACCGGCCTGGGCCTGGCGATCTGCAAACGCATCGTCGAACGTCACCACGGCACGATCACCGCGACCGACAACCCGGACGGCGGATCCTGCTTCATCCTCTCCCTGCCCGCGGCGCTGGACACCGCGCCGCCCACGATGCTCCGCCCCCGCATGACCCTGCCTCAGTAG